TTTAAGCCAGGGGACGTGTTGTGTGCTCCCgattctttccttctttttttttttttttgggagcaTCACCATGCCTTCGGACAGGTTTATCGAATTTAAAACGTCAGTTTCACTTATGCTTCAGCTGCTTGGTACTTGGTGCCGTCGGTTCCGATTGCACAATGCGCCCTTTTGGAAAGAgtgagggggaggggggaggggggtatTCCATCCCCAGAAACATCTAAACGGACACGACGGCGAACAGACTCAGCCAGGATGATGCACACTGGAGGATATTTTCGGCCTCGGTTACTCAACTTTTGCTCCTCGCCGTGACAGCGTGTCAGAGTACGCCCGACCGAGGTAAAATGTACCGAGTTGTGATAAAATTTTCATCTCTCTTCCACCGTCCATTATTTGGACGGGTCCCGGGAGATTTGATTGGAAGAGTTGGTGTGCATGTCGTGGCTGGCATTATAGTAATTGAAGCGCCTTTAAAACTATGTAAAATGAAATGAGCTGAACGCTGATCGAACGAAAAACGACGAGAGTTCTGCTACGCCATTTTCACAACCGCTATCATCTTCATTCTTCTATTCTTACCTCTATCATGTGACGTCACGCGTGAGCCAGCATACTAAAAACTATCGATCATTCAATTAATGCCCGAAAACACGACCACTTTGAGACAACCACATCACATCGAACAGTGGCTCAAGCGGGCTCAATTAAAACACGAACATAGAAATCACCGACACGAACAAATGCGACTTTGGTTTGCatattggtttgatttttagaTTTGTCATCGAATAATcgggaaaaaaatcacacataaAAGAAGAGTGGAAAGTTGTTGTTGAGAGTGGGAATTCAATTAACCTGAAACATAAGAACTCACATCAACAGACAATTGAATTGATTTGAGTTTAGAATTAAAAAGCCATCATGTTGCGCCTAATCCTGGCAAATCCAGAGGCTAGTTCTAGCTGGTTTCATAGTATGTTGTTCGTTTGATTAGCATTCGAATGTTAAACGATTGAATGTGTCATAAAATATAGCGTTTTTATTGTATGCTGACTCCTAATAATGGACAATACGATGGATTAGTACGATTCGATTGGCTAATCCAACTGTGTGATGGCTTTGATAGGTGAGAAATGTATATTAATTCCATGGGTTTCTATTTTACACGCAAACATCATTTTCAACAGTAGAGatttagggttttttttgctgcgtttAAGGGACGACTAAACtgtcaatatttatttattatttaacaaaactaAAAGAGCCTAGTTTAGACTGAGAGAGACTGCAGACTTGACGGCTGGAGATTCCTTTCATTTGTGGGCTAAGGCCGTTGTGCAAACAGGATGCAAACAACCGCCGTTGATGGAAGGATCAGGCGAAGGAATAGCGCGGACCAGAggcggatcttcctataaAAGGCCGTGTTAGGGCCACAGGGGACAGGCCTCAAGAGGGGTTCCGAGCTGAAGCCCACaacgaattggttgttgtaaATACTGGCGGACGGAAGACCCCCCAAACTCATTTTCGCCGCTTAAAATGATTATAACTATTTCTGCCGCGGGCACTAGATAGCCGGCGATGATTTCTCTCAATTCTTCCGACCAAATCCATTGGGAAGTCAAAAGTAAAACTTGATCCAAATCTGATAGAGATCCTCCCAAAGACTTACATTCGTTCCACTGTATTGAGAACCTTTTGAGCCTTGTGGACAATTAGACTCCTAGGAGAAAAGGTAGGAAAAAGGACATTTCGTCGAAGAGGTGTCTTTGTAGGCGTAAAGGCCTTGCGGGAAGCCTCTTGGACAAATACCTCGAACGAAACTCCAAGCGAGCGCCATAGATTCAACATCCGCTGTACGAAATGCAAGCCAAAGTCAATCAGTAATAGTAaatcaatttgtttgaaatgtaatactgaaaatacaaaattctGGAGCattctttataaaaaaaatcctttaaagGTTCGGCCTTatacattgaaaaaaaattaaagacatTCAAATGCAGTTGCAGTatagaaaatagaaataattaaaacaataaacgagAATACTATTGCTGATTAGTTCTGATAGTAGCTCATAGATGTCTCCGCtgtttttgtaatatttagccacagtttgattgttttttttttttttatatttataaatgtATAACTAGTGGGAAGAGGAGACAACGGGTAGTAAAAGGACAATgaggaaaggaagaaaaattcaCGAAGAAGAACACAGAAACGGGACAGAGTAATATTGCAGTCGAACAGGTGGTAGGTGTTCCGTTTGCGTTGAACATCGTGTAGTTTCCattaaatgttgttttcttAAAAGTTTCATGCTTAATCAATTCAATCATAAGCACAAAAGTTCCGTTGCTCAATTTAACAGTGTTAAGATTATCGTAAGATCTGCTACCGTACGTTAAGAAGGATTAATCTTACAAAGCTACGCTTAAGTTTTTTCGCCTACACGTGTACTAACAAACTGTCGCCAGTCACACAGTGGATCCACTCTGTCACACGCTCCGTCAGCAACAATTAGACTCACATGTTcaaactttaatttaatcatGCACTGTTACaacgacatttttttcttttcctagtACGCCTGTCACTCACCGCTTAAATGCATGAATAAAATGCATCATTACACACATTAGCGAACACTGAACACgttcgatgatgatgctgaggATTGAGATTTGGCAAGTAGGAaaagaagggggaaaaaaagctcaccaTTAAAGTTCACCCCAAGCGAGCGAAAGGGTAATTTCGTTAGCCATTAATTAGAAACTTGCACGAGAAATTCAATTGAAAGGATGTTCTCGTTTCCCATTGGAATTGATTTATACCCAAAATAGTGGTTATATTTCGTTCGCCATTAAACATAAACCAGGTTAAACCTTTCACATGCCTTGTACTGTACCTATTGCtacaaataaatggaaaaaataggCATCGATCTGTGGACTGCTGTTGAAGTTGCgaacgaaagagaaagagagaaaaccaAATTTCCCCAACGTTTCGTTTTAAAATTGGTATAATTACTTTTGCACCTGTCTTCTCCCTGTGACTGTGTAACCATCTGGATAGTAAGTCAATTATGATGGAAATGGTTTCGCCCCCAGAGTGCGGTAGTGGATGCCATTTCCGATGCCGTAGCCGAAAAATGTTCCGCAGCATGCCGGATGCACAAATGTAGTGGCATAAATTTGAATACTCACAACcccgaaaaacaaacccaccgGAGCTCATAATTGTTGCAATAACGATGATTACTGGTTGCTTTCCGTACTGCACTTATCATCGGCTACAGGTCCCCAGCGAGGTGTTAAAGAGCTAGTAAATGAATTCAATGTTCCGTTAAAACAATATCCATTCACCATGCAGAACGATTTGTGAAGGTTAGAAGAAGTTTGGCGAAATTTCCttgcaaataattttatactgtaacgagtttttttttttacgcacaATTCGAAGCATCCTTCCTGCAATTGTATTTTTACTTTCATACCATCAGTCAACAGTCAATTTCATATCcccgaaaaaaaggatatgtGTGCCCATGGCACGCAAGGCACATAATTGAGCAAATCAAATACAAATTACACTGCGCCGGCCATTACGCGCCCATGATGGCCGGTGATGATGGACTTTCAGGAAGACCATTTTAAAATgggttaattaaaaattaattcaattggGTGAGAAAATCGCAATCTTGTGCAAAGTACGTGAATGAATCGTAACATTGAGTACTATAAATTGTGGATTTTAAGTCAAATATTTTTCAGCAATCAGAGCACTTTGTAGTAGTGTATGCGGTagatatttttcaataatttctctTCATGTCTTCTTCATTTTAGTGCGTGAAATGtgtgatattttaattatgtttttcgtTCAGGTGACTCATTTACGGGCAATGGGTATTTTTTCTCTAatctaattatttttttgtgcattcttTTGATAATACATTAGCATATGTATGCACACATTTTAAATGGTTATATTTTCAGCATTAACATATATAATAGACGTAAAATGACATAAGCCCAAGGCAGAAAAATCATGTATTAAGGACTCCAAAtactatttaatttttatgtccTGGCTTCCTGTACGCTAGACGGATTATCCAGCTGCGAGTAAACTATTTTAAAGAACCCAGTTATAGCAGACCAAGAtctttttaagattttaataaaaaaaagaatgaattcTTTTCATAAATCTATTTCACAATCATTCGCCGCTTCGATTatacaaattatttaactatTAATTATGGTAAAAATGGGATTAGTCAAACTATTCCCCATTAGTTGCCGGATACTCGGTTCGATCCGAAAACTTTTTTATACATCTGCATGCATCACGTtgagtaaaaatatttgtaaaaatgtATTAACATGAATCAGGTGCAATGATCCATCAATCCATATtgtaaaggaaaaaatgaaaaataattacattttccatttcaatttcaaacagcAATAGCTCGTATTGCAATGTTAAGATCTGTACAGCACACATATTCggaaacaatttatttccttatcattttattcaaaatgaaatttcGTGGCAAGTGCAAATaagttacagaaaaaaaaagtataatttgttaattttttgctaACAAAACGTACAAACTTTGTTTGTACACTCATTGTAAACGTTCTGTTCAAAATTCTCGTGGGATAAAATTTTGGTGCTATATTCACGCACCACGCATAGTGGGTAAAATGTGATTTGTAgatctttaatttattttttgagattttattaaCATTTCTTATAAATTTACAAAAGATAATTGAACGTTTATCAATTTAAGTGAGATCAAAACAcctagaaataaaatatttccccCAAATTATGCTTTACATGGTCGAACATGTAAATACATCCCTCGATGCGTACACGGAGAAACGTCAAATCTCACTCAATATTCCGgtataaacaacaacaaaccgcaCCATAGAGCGATGTCCAATTTACGCGATATTTCATCGAAAAAATCCCGCCCCAATATAAATGTGGCCATTCATCCCAACCCGGGCACACCGCCCACCGGTGGCAGCGGATCCGCGGACGGTTCCGATCAAAAATCCATCTTCTTCAACGAAATATCGCAAATAATGCGCGGATACGGTGACTGTGAAAAACCACTCCGCGAATCGGTCCTGCTGGTGGAAAAGATTGTGCTACAGCAGCTACGCGGCATCATGCAGGAAGCAATCGATCATGCCATGTCGCGACCAAACTCACCAACCCTTTCGCGCCGTGATTTCGAGTACATAATGCGCAAAAATCAGATCCGCGTGGCACGGTTACAAAAATACTTCCGCGATATGGCACTGATGAAAAAGCGACTGAAGGATCTGTGCGGAGGACGCTATCCGCATCTGAATCTTAGTGCGTGTTCCGAAACGTCGGACGATGATTCTGACCGGGAGGTGCCGGAAAAGTATGACGAGGAAAAGGTACGCCGCCTGTTCCGGGCCGATCGTATTTCGCAGATCCTGATCGGGAAACAGTACGACGATTATGTAGCGGCCCGCCGGGCTTCTTTTATGCACCGAAATACGGAAGTGATGAAGAGCAAGATGCGGCTGTGGCTGAACATTCCGGAGGATGTGAACATTACCCCGAGCTGTTTGCTGACGTTGGCTTATTTGGCACACGAAACGATTGCGGTGCTGGTGGACTTTTGTATACTTTCGCGATTGAATTCTTCCAACAGAAACGTTGATCCGTACAGCAGAGTGACGCCTTCTGGTGAGTATGAAGCCGGTAACTAATGAATCGAAAGAGGAATATAACAAGAAATCGATTCTTTTTGTAGGCAAATCGTACAACATGCTCCACACCTGTCCGGAAGTGTATCAGGGCCGTGGGCTGGACGGTGTAAAACCCATCACACCGCAAGAAATCACAGAAGCGATGCGTCGACATCGCCAGATGGCAATGCGAAGTTCGGGTCGCTATAGAAACGCGCTTAATTTTAAACCTCCATACCTGGCGATGTAAATGCCGCTCCACTGGTcaattatttttgcacaattaACTTAAATTAGttataagtttatttttgtttaaataaaaacgacaACTTTAGTCCCCATCAAGCTCTATAACTTCTACCTCGTTCGGAGCAACAATCACTTCTTCATCGGACTTTTCACTTTCTAGCGAAGAATGATCGTCACTATCGCTGTCAATCCTTCTTCTAGTACGTTTGCCCTTACTACCACCCACCATGGGACTGGTTCCATTCGTCTTTACAACAGACGACACCCGCTTTTTCCCTTTACTAGCCGTTGGTGTTGTTTGTCCATTTGTCGTGGTGCGTTCGGCGTCAGGAACGAGGGGAAACAACTTGCCACACCGGAATTTTAGCGTATCGTTCGTAACGCGCACCGTTCCGCGCTTGATGTAGCTAAGCGTTGCGTACGGCGTGTAAACGAACGATTCCTTCAGATAGCCTTTCACAATCAGGTACGCTACGATCTGTTCCGCGATCGTACGATCGATCAGTGGGGCTGGATCGGTTAGCCGCAGATTCATCGGTCCTTTGTGCATCCACGCATCGACAAGCTTAAGCCCGGTTACGTTCGTCTGCTCCAGATCACATTTCTCTATTATCCGGCTAAGCTGTTCGACGTACGGGGCGATTTCCTTCTGCGGTCGTACCAGGTCCGAATTTACGCACCGATCGCACATGGCGCTACAGTTGTCCTCGCCCCAAACTTCCGAAAAGTATtgggaaattattttccttcggCATCTAAAATGAAAAACGGAGAGTGAAGTTTATTCCACCGTAAGTGTAAAAGCGATAACCAGTTTCACTCATTTGAAATTTACGCACGCCCTTACTTCTATGATGACCTACCCGTGTAAAGTCATACATTGTTATGGAAGTTTCCATGATTAGTCTATCAGCGATTTAAAAATCGAACCGTAGTAGCTACTTACTCGCTCGTTGTGATACAATATTCCACCATTGCGTACGCATTCTTCAGCCCGGTGTACTCGGAAAACGTCATCGTCGAGATGCGAAACAAGTCGGAAAAGTGGTACAACAGTATACACTCCGCGCGTGCACCATCCCGCCCGGCACGGCCACTTTCCtggtaaaagttttccatacTTTTGCTCAGCGTGTGATGTATGACGAACCGCACATTGCCCTTGTTAATGCCCATACCGAACGCAACCGTTGCAACGACAACCTGCAACTCCTCGCTGTGCCAAAGGCGATGTATTTTGGTCCGGTCGGCCGGATCCAGATTCGCATGGTACGGGCCCGCCTTTAATCCGCGCGATATTAACGCGGTACTGATGTCGACGGCATCCTTCATCGAGTAGGTGTAAATGATTCCGGACTGATTGCGAAACCGGGTCAGTAGTAAATTCGTTATCAGATCGTACTGCTCCTGTTTGCCGGTTGGTTTCGCTAGCACGTGATAGTAAAGGTTCGGTCGGTTAAAGGAGGCCACAAACAGTAACGAATCGGGAATATTTAGCATCGTCTGTACGTCGCTGATGACTTTCGTGGTGGCCGTTGCCGTTACACCGAGCAGTGGTGCTTTCGGGAACATTTCCTTCAGTACGTTGAGAAATTTGTAATCGGGCCGGAAGTCGTGGCCCCACTGGGAACAACAGTGTACTTCGTCtgaaaatataagaaaaaaaacgttattAAGGTGTTATGGAGGACCATTTTAGGCTCACCTACCGATTGCAAACCGATCCAAGTACCCGTTGTTGTAACACTTTTGCAGTGCGGTCATGAAGCGCTTGCTCTTGGACAATCGTTCCGGTGTAACGTATAGCAATTTCAGTGTTGGCACTTTCTTGTCACTCAACTCCCGGTGTATCTGGCTGATCGCATCCTTGTTGGTGGTGCTGCACAATAACTtggctttaatttttaaccgTTCTAACGACCACACTTGATCTTCCATAAGGGAAATAAGTGGCGAAATGACCACCGTCACACCCTTGCTTAGCAAAGCCGGTAGCTGAAAGCACAAACTCTTGCCGGAACCGGTTGGCGCAAGGAACAGCACATCATTACCCGTCATCAGTGCGTTTATCGTTTCCAACTGCTTCGGTCGGAACTGTTTGACGGAAAATATGCTGCTGAGCAATTCTCGTGCTTTGGAGGACCAGGCAAAATTTTCCTTGTCCCAATCGGTACCCGTCTTTTGGATAAGTTTGCGCTGCTTCCGGACATTGTGTATCTGTTCTTGCAGTTCGAGTAGGTGTGCTTTTTGGGATTTTAAACGGGCGAGCTTGTCTTCAATCACTTTTAGCTTGTCTGTTATTTGTTGCTCGTGCACACCGAGCTCGTCATCGCTGAGCATACTTAACTGTTCATccatgtttgtttgtattttcaatGACACCGTTGCTGGTGCTAGTTACATTCACTTTCGTTTTACTTTaataacattttgttttaaataatctaCTGAATAAATATATTCCGCCTAGTTTGCTTGCTATACATCTTAGGCCAATGCCACCCATGCGTGTTAAAATGAAGCGGCAATGCTTACTGTTATGACATTTCGGTGATGTGTGCCAGGTGCAAGCTAGGACATGTTTGCCGTCAAACGGTGCGAAAAATACTAAACAATTAAACTTTTCATCATATAATcaactaaaatatttttttataaaagtaATAATTCTCAAATTTACTCtacgaaaatataaaaaacgcacaaaaactcgtttttttaaatggcaaacttcaaattcaaagcGTCATTCATGCGTATGAACACGATAAGGAAAAcggcggcgccggtcttcaaacggctggacTGCAGTTCAAATCCAAAATATCCAAATCCGtcgtatcggcaagtctagtctAGGCGATAACCCagtaggtctttaagccaagaagagcgagagagatgtGAGGTAGGTAGAgataggaaaaataaactgtCTCGATGGTTTCCTCTCATTTAGTTTTTACTTTGACGtgtcgtcatacttaataataaaatagtttttttttcgattccaACTCGATCATTAGCACTACAAACTAGTAAATTTGTCGTAAAATTAGTCGACGTATTTTCTTTGCATTATATGAAGTCCAGTATGCGATTGTGAAGCGTTTTAAgcgtttttttgtcgtttgggCAAACATTCTTTGCCTGTCAAACTTTTCCTTTGCAAGAATGTAAACAATACATTTGTACACACAAACAGTAAAGCTGACTAATCTGAAAAGTATCCCATCGAACTAATGTGCAGTGTGGAAAGAATTT
This genomic window from Anopheles maculipalpis chromosome 2RL, idAnoMacuDA_375_x, whole genome shotgun sequence contains:
- the LOC126567964 gene encoding ATP-dependent DNA helicase Q1-like, whose product is MDEQLSMLSDDELGVHEQQITDKLKVIEDKLARLKSQKAHLLELQEQIHNVRKQRKLIQKTGTDWDKENFAWSSKARELLSSIFSVKQFRPKQLETINALMTGNDVLFLAPTGSGKSLCFQLPALLSKGVTVVISPLISLMEDQVWSLERLKIKAKLLCSTTNKDAISQIHRELSDKKVPTLKLLYVTPERLSKSKRFMTALQKCYNNGYLDRFAIDEVHCCSQWGHDFRPDYKFLNVLKEMFPKAPLLGVTATATTKVISDVQTMLNIPDSLLFVASFNRPNLYYHVLAKPTGKQEQYDLITNLLLTRFRNQSGIIYTYSMKDAVDISTALISRGLKAGPYHANLDPADRTKIHRLWHSEELQVVVATVAFGMGINKGNVRFVIHHTLSKSMENFYQESGRAGRDGARAECILLYHFSDLFRISTMTFSEYTGLKNAYAMVEYCITTSECRRKIISQYFSEVWGEDNCSAMCDRCVNSDLVRPQKEIAPYVEQLSRIIEKCDLEQTNVTGLKLVDAWMHKGPMNLRLTDPAPLIDRTIAEQIVAYLIVKGYLKESFVYTPYATLSYIKRGTVRVTNDTLKFRCGKLFPLVPDAERTTTNGQTTPTASKGKKRVSSVVKTNGTSPMVGGSKGKRTRRRIDSDSDDHSSLESEKSDEEVIVAPNEVEVIELDGD
- the LOC126568365 gene encoding uncharacterized protein LOC126568365, giving the protein MSNLRDISSKKSRPNINVAIHPNPGTPPTGGSGSADGSDQKSIFFNEISQIMRGYGDCEKPLRESVLLVEKIVLQQLRGIMQEAIDHAMSRPNSPTLSRRDFEYIMRKNQIRVARLQKYFRDMALMKKRLKDLCGGRYPHLNLSACSETSDDDSDREVPEKYDEEKVRRLFRADRISQILIGKQYDDYVAARRASFMHRNTEVMKSKMRLWLNIPEDVNITPSCLLTLAYLAHETIAVLVDFCILSRLNSSNRNVDPYSRVTPSGKSYNMLHTCPEVYQGRGLDGVKPITPQEITEAMRRHRQMAMRSSGRYRNALNFKPPYLAM